In Treponema sp. OMZ 798, the following proteins share a genomic window:
- a CDS encoding ATP-binding protein, which yields MSTIRKMPIGVQSFEDLRLKDFIYIDKTEFIWKLVDSSKVHFLSRPRRFGKSLLLSTFKAYFLGQKELFKGLAIEKLEETEKDKREIWQKYPVFYLDFNAESYMDIKSLETILNTHLSLWEKEYGTETAETSFSSRFAGLIRRAYEKTGKQVVVLIDEYDKPLLQTMWKDEALNETYRTILKGFFGVIKSADQYLRFAFLTGVTKFSKVSIFSDLNNLRDLSLLSDYSAICGISQEELEAGFEPEIKSLAEKNDISYEEALINLKQRYDGYKFSENGKNMYNPFSLLNVCADGRMRDYWFATGTPTFLVDYLKRAYYNIPDLDGNVKMNEAGLETYRAEAVNPLPILFQSGYLTIKDYDKEFELYRLGFPNDEVRYGFLHNLLPAYTSITYDKTGFSVMEFTKAVREGNVDLFMEKMKGIISGIPYDNLTEKDLALREQNYQTAVYLIFALMNQFVHTEVYCATGRADCIVELKDKVYIFEFKLTSNANEENALKQIKEKNYENKYSGSGKQIILIGASFDEEKRTIKDWRVI from the coding sequence ATGAGTACGATACGAAAGATGCCCATAGGTGTTCAAAGTTTTGAAGATTTACGTTTAAAAGATTTTATCTATATCGATAAAACCGAATTTATTTGGAAGCTGGTTGACAGCAGTAAAGTTCACTTTTTAAGCCGCCCGCGCCGCTTTGGGAAGAGCCTTTTGCTTTCAACATTTAAGGCTTATTTTCTCGGTCAAAAAGAGCTTTTTAAGGGTTTAGCGATTGAGAAACTGGAAGAAACCGAAAAGGACAAAAGAGAGATTTGGCAGAAATATCCCGTATTCTACTTGGATTTTAACGCCGAAAGCTATATGGATATCAAAAGCCTTGAAACCATTTTAAACACTCATCTTTCTTTATGGGAAAAAGAATATGGAACCGAAACTGCGGAGACCTCCTTTTCAAGCCGTTTTGCCGGTCTTATCCGCCGAGCCTACGAAAAAACAGGTAAACAGGTAGTTGTGTTAATCGATGAATACGATAAACCCTTGCTTCAAACCATGTGGAAGGATGAAGCCCTAAACGAAACCTACCGTACAATCCTTAAAGGCTTTTTCGGAGTTATCAAAAGTGCAGATCAGTATCTCCGTTTTGCTTTTTTAACGGGAGTTACAAAATTCAGTAAGGTCAGCATATTCAGCGATTTAAACAATTTGAGGGATTTAAGCCTATTGTCCGATTATTCGGCAATCTGCGGTATTTCGCAAGAAGAACTTGAAGCCGGGTTTGAACCTGAAATTAAATCTCTTGCAGAAAAAAATGACATAAGCTATGAAGAAGCTCTTATAAATTTAAAGCAAAGATATGACGGTTATAAATTTTCCGAGAACGGAAAAAATATGTACAATCCTTTTAGCTTGTTAAATGTTTGTGCCGACGGAAGAATGAGAGACTATTGGTTTGCAACAGGCACTCCGACTTTTTTGGTGGACTACTTAAAAAGGGCTTATTACAATATTCCCGACCTCGACGGAAACGTAAAAATGAATGAGGCAGGTTTGGAGACCTATAGGGCGGAGGCCGTAAACCCCTTACCGATCTTGTTTCAATCGGGATATCTTACGATTAAAGATTATGATAAGGAATTTGAACTTTACCGCTTAGGCTTCCCCAATGATGAGGTGCGCTACGGCTTTTTACATAATTTACTTCCTGCCTATACTTCGATCACTTACGATAAGACAGGTTTTTCCGTTATGGAATTTACCAAGGCTGTAAGAGAAGGGAATGTAGATTTATTTATGGAAAAGATGAAGGGCATAATATCGGGAATTCCTTATGATAACTTAACCGAAAAAGATTTAGCCCTGCGTGAGCAAAACTATCAGACAGCTGTCTATCTTATATTCGCTTTGATGAATCAGTTTGTACACACGGAAGTATATTGTGCAACGGGAAGGGCTGATTGTATTGTAGAATTAAAAGACAAGGTTTATATCTTTGAGTTTAAACTTACATCAAATGCAAACGAAGAAAACGCTCTTAAGCAAATCAAAGAGAAAAACTATGAGAATAAGTATTCGGGAAGCGGTAAACAAATTATTCTTATTGGTGCAAGCTTTGACGAAGAAAAAAGAACTATCAAAGATTGGAGGGTAATATGA
- a CDS encoding ABC transporter ATP-binding protein, which produces MEKNVKKLNLINNIFYYLGIWLKTFPAGIVFILISIPIRIFMIYQTILIPKAIILGIETGAEAKEVLLSILTAGLLITACKVILQVLETKLMALGSRPLFYIYSVPVNRKIFELNYQTLISPEMQTKITKVKNIVMTGSSGGPFHFFGLNLSFLLTAIAGAFFFSSGIISIDLILLFIVLASGTVNLLYGIYTGKYTHKNMEERGDDEKKEGYILTTAEDRRFAKDIRLYKMKDWLIENFEHYHRRVKKFLKAESNVQAGGKILNALMIFIRDIFAYIYLIYQLNAGTIAVSQFVFLIGLVMEFSKWMDAIVLQISNLIIFNSELSQIRIFLNTPEEKKEGDLTANDTAEKPSIEFQNLSFRYSENASWIFKDFNLKISPGEKLALVGINGAGKTTLMHLLMGLLEPTEGNILIDGKKSSDFKKQEYYNLFSPVFQDINIFPESFAANVAGTESIDKEKLENAVALSGLNEMVSKLPRGLETVLVKESNDEAIDLSGGQNQRMLLARALYKNAKINILDEPTAALDPVAESKIYEEYDKMSKEKTSIFISHRLASTKFCDRIILLEHGKIIEEGTHNELMKQNKTYKRMYDIQSKYYKENKGDENE; this is translated from the coding sequence ATGGAAAAAAACGTAAAAAAATTAAACCTTATAAATAACATCTTCTATTATTTGGGTATCTGGTTAAAAACCTTCCCGGCAGGTATCGTCTTTATACTTATTTCTATACCTATCCGCATTTTTATGATTTACCAAACCATCCTTATTCCGAAAGCCATTATACTGGGTATTGAAACGGGGGCAGAAGCTAAGGAAGTTTTACTTTCCATATTGACGGCAGGACTCTTGATAACTGCCTGTAAAGTTATCTTACAGGTACTTGAAACAAAACTGATGGCCCTAGGTTCCCGTCCCTTATTCTATATTTATTCGGTACCTGTAAATAGAAAAATCTTTGAACTTAATTACCAAACCCTAATTTCTCCCGAAATGCAGACAAAGATAACCAAGGTAAAAAACATAGTTATGACGGGAAGCTCAGGCGGGCCCTTTCATTTTTTTGGGCTCAACCTATCCTTTCTTTTAACTGCAATTGCCGGAGCCTTTTTCTTTAGCTCAGGTATCATAAGCATCGACTTAATTCTTCTATTTATAGTTTTGGCTTCAGGGACCGTGAATTTATTGTATGGAATATACACAGGAAAATACACTCACAAAAATATGGAAGAACGCGGTGATGATGAAAAAAAAGAAGGATACATTCTTACAACCGCAGAAGACAGACGTTTTGCAAAAGACATACGCCTTTATAAGATGAAGGATTGGCTGATTGAAAATTTTGAGCACTATCACAGGCGGGTAAAAAAATTTTTAAAAGCAGAATCCAATGTTCAGGCAGGAGGAAAAATCTTAAACGCCTTAATGATTTTTATAAGAGATATTTTTGCATACATTTACCTAATTTACCAATTAAATGCAGGAACCATTGCCGTTTCTCAATTTGTTTTTCTTATCGGCTTGGTCATGGAATTTTCAAAATGGATGGACGCTATTGTTCTTCAAATAAGCAACTTAATTATATTTAACAGCGAATTAAGTCAAATAAGAATTTTTTTAAACACACCTGAAGAAAAAAAAGAAGGAGATTTGACCGCAAACGATACTGCCGAAAAGCCATCGATCGAATTCCAAAATCTTTCCTTTAGGTACTCGGAAAATGCTTCATGGATTTTTAAAGACTTTAATTTAAAAATTAGTCCGGGAGAAAAGTTAGCTCTGGTCGGAATCAATGGAGCAGGAAAAACAACCCTCATGCATCTTTTAATGGGGCTTTTAGAACCGACAGAGGGAAATATTTTAATTGACGGGAAAAAGAGTTCCGATTTTAAAAAGCAGGAATACTATAATTTATTTTCTCCGGTATTTCAGGATATAAATATTTTTCCTGAAAGTTTTGCAGCCAATGTTGCCGGAACGGAAAGTATAGACAAAGAGAAATTAGAAAATGCAGTTGCTTTAAGCGGCTTAAACGAAATGGTTTCTAAACTCCCCAGAGGACTTGAAACTGTTTTAGTAAAGGAAAGTAATGATGAGGCTATCGATTTATCGGGAGGACAAAATCAAAGAATGCTTCTTGCGAGAGCTCTCTATAAAAATGCAAAAATAAATATATTGGACGAACCGACGGCTGCCTTGGATCCGGTTGCAGAAAGTAAAATATATGAAGAATACGACAAAATGAGTAAAGAAAAAACTTCTATTTTTATTTCACACAGATTAGCATCTACAAAATTTTGCGATCGAATTATTTTACTCGAACACGGGAAAATAATAGAAGAAGGTACTCATAATGAGCTTATGAAGCAAAACAAGACATATAAAAGAATGTATGATATTCAAAGTAAGTATTATAAAGAAAATAAAGGAGATGAAAATGAATAG
- a CDS encoding M56 family metallopeptidase: protein MNLMEKSITGIFLIFVIMLIRLFMLDKIPKRTFVVLWFISIIHLLLPFSIPFRLSIYSIFNFNKNVFSPLSLLVQNDSVLNISDLKILVYEKKSIFPFLKNLPPWFTWVWIAGSLICALFFLHSYLRFIIKSRSSMSLSQKETETMLNFNTLRRKIKILISDKIDIPLTYGLFNPIIIIPEHYNLINDKDIRYILYHEYVHIKNFDSVIKIIATVAVLVHWFNPFVWVLYILLSRDIELSCDEEVIKYFGRKSKKEYANALIRMEEIKSSFIPVCNFFNKSLIEKRVLSIMRIKKKSKIIMVFSCLLVLSVSFLFATSEKKSFKTAGSKPRVYMINGNGEITSYDIKNLPGKIKERKIISVIKIDKNNNSE from the coding sequence ATGAATTTAATGGAAAAAAGCATAACCGGTATTTTTTTAATCTTTGTTATTATGCTCATTCGGTTATTTATGTTGGATAAAATTCCTAAAAGAACCTTTGTAGTTTTATGGTTTATAAGCATTATTCATCTTTTATTACCTTTTTCAATTCCTTTTAGGTTGAGCATTTATTCTATTTTTAATTTTAATAAAAATGTATTTTCACCTCTTAGTCTTTTAGTTCAAAATGATTCAGTTTTAAATATTTCGGATTTAAAAATACTGGTTTATGAAAAAAAATCGATTTTTCCTTTTTTAAAAAACTTACCGCCGTGGTTTACTTGGGTTTGGATTGCGGGTTCTCTTATTTGTGCCTTATTTTTTTTACATTCATATCTTCGTTTTATAATTAAATCAAGATCATCTATGAGTCTGTCTCAGAAAGAAACTGAGACTATGCTTAATTTTAATACTTTACGAAGAAAAATTAAAATACTCATATCCGATAAAATAGATATACCGCTGACATATGGACTTTTTAATCCTATTATAATTATTCCTGAACATTATAATTTAATCAATGATAAAGATATCCGTTATATCTTGTATCATGAGTATGTACATATTAAAAATTTTGATTCTGTTATAAAAATAATTGCAACAGTTGCAGTTTTAGTTCATTGGTTTAATCCTTTTGTTTGGGTTTTGTATATTCTGCTTTCCCGAGATATCGAATTATCCTGTGATGAAGAGGTTATCAAATATTTCGGTAGAAAATCAAAAAAAGAATATGCCAATGCTTTAATTAGAATGGAAGAAATAAAGAGCTCTTTTATACCTGTTTGTAATTTTTTTAATAAAAGTTTAATAGAGAAGAGAGTTTTATCTATTATGAGAATAAAAAAGAAGTCTAAGATTATTATGGTTTTTTCTTGTCTATTAGTATTGAGTGTAAGCTTTCTCTTTGCAACATCAGAAAAAAAATCCTTTAAAACAGCCGGCTCTAAACCTAGAGTTTACATGATAAACGGCAATGGAGAAATAACTAGTTATGATATTAAAAATTTACCCGGCAAAATAAAAGAAAGAAAGATTATTTCGGTAATTAAAATTGATAAAAACAATAATTCAGAATAA
- a CDS encoding motility associated factor glycosyltransferase family protein, with protein MITNNEKPELIPIDSGFSVLYKGKFLYSKRSPQKNILQLISSIIIQSETLVLCVSPVLGYGLKELLEKLPHNSFLLGLEADEELMNLSTSQIDKTILEDTRFLYLRTESINLLLSRLENFIKGKKIRRVVRIDFSGGAALNQAFYSQAFDFISQYISQIWINRLTLIQFGRNYARNFFKNYYSIVKTNSHFGSLIEKSVRKPIIVVGAGPSLDSSIAFIKEDRDRLFVLAVDAALSGLYPEIRPDAVVLLESQYWIQKAFIGIADLGIPIIADLTANPSLLATLNGDKAFFFTDYAAQDSLAGSFFSGLHKKNILPLRLEAMGSVGLSALAVAERLAFGGLPIFHTGLDFSWGCGFSHSKLSYQVKNLFSDLSKIKGLYSGESLFPEKLICEKGKDEASVFTSPNLKNYAELYKKFFAFKENFFDVGQSGLEINSKKINLNEAKKIIDDFYSSYEKSFFVNKNDDKINFIAFDYKNKEKEIKYFLTYEKEKLLKLKNIFTGKLNSSDEEIKELLLSMPYLYLHFPDYNSLSETILDKHFLSRVRIEIEYFLKTHLINENFIG; from the coding sequence ATGATTACAAATAATGAAAAACCTGAGCTCATTCCGATTGACTCAGGTTTTTCGGTTTTATACAAGGGTAAGTTCTTATATTCAAAACGCTCACCGCAAAAAAATATTCTACAATTAATATCTTCTATTATAATTCAAAGCGAAACATTGGTGCTTTGTGTATCGCCTGTTTTAGGATACGGGCTAAAAGAACTTTTAGAAAAACTTCCACACAATTCTTTTCTTCTCGGTTTAGAAGCCGATGAAGAGTTGATGAATCTTTCAACATCACAGATCGATAAAACTATTTTAGAAGATACTAGATTTTTGTATTTAAGAACAGAATCGATAAATCTTTTATTAAGCCGGCTTGAAAATTTTATTAAAGGAAAAAAGATCAGGCGTGTTGTGAGGATTGATTTTTCGGGCGGTGCTGCTTTAAATCAAGCCTTTTATTCCCAAGCCTTTGATTTTATTTCTCAATATATTTCGCAAATATGGATTAACCGATTAACCTTAATTCAATTCGGCAGAAATTATGCCCGCAATTTTTTTAAAAATTATTATTCTATTGTAAAGACAAATTCTCATTTCGGCTCTTTAATCGAAAAATCGGTTAGAAAACCTATTATTGTGGTAGGGGCGGGTCCTTCCCTTGATTCTTCGATCGCTTTTATAAAAGAAGATAGGGATAGGCTTTTTGTTCTTGCAGTCGATGCTGCACTTTCAGGACTTTATCCCGAAATAAGGCCCGATGCTGTTGTTTTGCTTGAGTCTCAATATTGGATTCAAAAGGCCTTTATCGGTATTGCAGATTTGGGCATTCCCATCATTGCCGATCTTACGGCTAATCCTTCTTTGCTTGCAACGTTAAACGGAGATAAGGCCTTTTTCTTTACCGATTATGCAGCTCAAGACAGTCTTGCCGGCTCTTTTTTTTCAGGGTTACACAAAAAAAATATCTTACCTTTAAGGCTTGAAGCCATGGGGTCGGTAGGGCTTTCGGCCTTAGCCGTTGCCGAACGATTAGCCTTTGGCGGTCTTCCTATTTTTCATACGGGATTGGATTTTTCGTGGGGATGCGGCTTTAGTCATTCAAAGCTGAGTTATCAGGTTAAAAATTTGTTCTCGGATCTTTCTAAAATAAAAGGGCTGTATTCGGGAGAATCTTTGTTCCCTGAAAAACTCATTTGTGAAAAAGGAAAGGACGAGGCTTCTGTTTTTACTTCTCCAAACTTAAAAAATTATGCCGAACTTTATAAAAAGTTTTTTGCTTTTAAAGAAAATTTTTTTGATGTAGGACAATCAGGTTTGGAAATAAATTCAAAAAAAATAAACCTTAATGAGGCAAAAAAAATAATCGATGATTTTTATTCGAGTTATGAAAAATCTTTTTTTGTAAATAAAAATGATGATAAAATAAATTTTATTGCCTTTGATTATAAAAACAAAGAAAAAGAAATTAAATATTTTTTAACTTACGAAAAAGAAAAACTCCTTAAACTTAAAAATATTTTTACGGGGAAGCTGAATTCTTCCGATGAAGAAATAAAAGAACTTCTTTTGTCTATGCCATATCTATATCTTCATTTTCCTGATTATAATTCTTTGTCCGAAACAATCTTGGATAAGCATTTTTTATCCCGTGTACGAATTGAGATAGAATATTTTTTAAAGACACATCTGATAAATGAAAATTTTATCGGTTAA
- a CDS encoding ABC transporter ATP-binding protein: MNRLKRFFRMFSYFEKIERGSMWSNIFFYIIEAVRPLCLLYLSKIIIESLISQKSINEVLKSTIILLTSFMLLSIIAGVLEKRFMYHLKCFSKKHTMEKALKVLRLNFELTEQNEFQNELNAIKQFERFIVFSNSDFMRKTGTCVGGFIGAGTALYFFIGLFNSQGFMGLSATFINCSFLILLIAFNVISFYLSKYIYKKFGEHISGEVNKNARYLKTYMNLIYDYRTGKDIRLYDKGLAEKYTGTYLAMQKSSHDFMAKFFSRTIGASKLLEGSLLLLIFLFVGLKAIYGSIAVSEVFFYIGAINIFSAQIYEAVDGLTTLVPSDKSREKLLNFLGIDEKKYSGTLSVKKDGPFIFELKDLSFKYPDQDKYALKNINLKIDANQKLAMVGKNGSGKTTLIKLLVRLYEPTEGEILLNGVNIKDYDYDEYIDIFSIVFQDFKLLSLKLGENVAASSTYDKEKVSDSLSKTGMEDFYKKYGSEAYLYQNFETEGIEASGGEAQKIAMARAIYHGGKIFILDEPTAALDPISEAEIYSHFDTITSKNTAIYISHRLSSCKFCDQIAVMDEGNLVQYGNHDELVSDTTGKYYELWNAQARHYQEEETYTV, translated from the coding sequence ATGAATAGGCTTAAAAGATTTTTTAGAATGTTTTCTTATTTTGAAAAAATAGAAAGAGGTTCAATGTGGAGTAATATCTTTTTTTATATTATAGAAGCCGTAAGGCCCTTGTGTCTCCTATATTTATCCAAGATAATAATTGAATCACTAATCAGCCAAAAATCAATAAATGAAGTTTTAAAATCAACTATTATTCTTTTAACCTCATTTATGCTTTTGTCGATAATTGCAGGAGTTTTAGAAAAACGATTTATGTACCACTTAAAATGTTTTTCTAAAAAGCATACTATGGAAAAAGCTCTTAAAGTTTTAAGATTAAATTTTGAACTTACGGAACAAAACGAATTTCAAAACGAGTTAAATGCGATTAAACAGTTTGAACGCTTTATAGTTTTTTCTAACAGCGATTTTATGAGAAAAACAGGAACCTGTGTGGGAGGTTTTATAGGAGCAGGGACTGCCCTATATTTCTTTATAGGTCTTTTTAACTCCCAAGGATTTATGGGGCTTTCCGCCACATTTATAAATTGCAGCTTTTTAATTCTTTTGATAGCATTTAATGTAATTTCTTTTTATTTATCAAAATATATTTATAAAAAATTTGGAGAACATATTTCAGGCGAAGTCAATAAAAATGCACGCTACCTAAAAACCTATATGAATTTAATTTACGATTATAGGACGGGAAAAGATATCAGATTATACGATAAAGGTTTAGCTGAAAAGTACACGGGAACCTATCTTGCAATGCAAAAAAGTTCTCATGATTTTATGGCAAAGTTTTTTTCGCGCACTATCGGAGCAAGCAAGCTCCTCGAAGGCTCTCTTTTACTTTTAATCTTTTTGTTTGTAGGTTTAAAAGCTATTTATGGTTCCATTGCAGTAAGCGAAGTATTTTTTTACATAGGAGCGATAAATATTTTTTCGGCACAAATATATGAAGCTGTTGACGGATTAACCACCCTTGTTCCTTCAGATAAGTCTCGCGAAAAACTATTAAACTTCCTCGGCATAGACGAAAAAAAGTATTCGGGAACTCTTTCGGTAAAAAAAGATGGACCTTTTATATTTGAATTAAAAGATTTAAGTTTTAAATATCCCGATCAAGACAAATATGCTCTTAAAAATATAAACCTAAAAATAGATGCGAATCAAAAACTTGCAATGGTCGGTAAAAACGGCTCAGGAAAAACAACCCTCATCAAATTACTTGTAAGACTTTACGAGCCGACTGAAGGCGAAATACTTTTAAACGGTGTAAACATAAAAGACTATGACTATGATGAGTACATAGATATTTTCTCGATAGTCTTTCAGGATTTTAAATTATTATCACTTAAATTAGGAGAAAATGTAGCGGCCTCAAGCACATACGATAAAGAAAAAGTTTCCGATTCCCTTTCAAAAACAGGTATGGAAGATTTTTATAAAAAGTACGGAAGCGAAGCATACCTTTATCAAAATTTTGAAACAGAAGGTATTGAGGCTTCAGGAGGCGAAGCTCAAAAAATTGCAATGGCCCGCGCAATTTATCACGGAGGAAAGATTTTTATCTTGGATGAACCGACGGCAGCCCTCGACCCTATTTCGGAAGCTGAAATTTATTCTCATTTTGATACTATAACTTCAAAAAATACTGCCATCTATATTTCGCACCGGCTTTCTTCATGTAAATTCTGTGACCAAATCGCAGTTATGGATGAAGGTAATCTTGTCCAATACGGAAATCATGATGAACTTGTTTCGGATACAACGGGAAAATACTACGAGCTTTGGAATGCACAGGCAAGGCACTATCAAGAGGAAGAAACTTATACGGTATAA
- a CDS encoding aspartyl protease family protein yields MKRSQCKLIKILSFFLIFLFVFSSVFAQNEAECEKIVQIAMDCCNEKSLTKILPYLSEDFSVAGHSGNLAEAIFKQLVSAVGSIVSYNKKESRLEADKLILEYSIEYSQVGKKDSVFIFNKDNLLTGAELMKIKVKTLSPEERTVEYNKANLISVPIILAGNIPLVEVFLNGENRLFFLDSGAPFSILNSKYVEGLNKGQKKLGSLQDVTGNTSISNMDIAAVKELEFAGSKIKNQKMVTLDMSSLEKSLETDGIYGLIGYDMLKEYDFFLDYSKKTLVLINPDHIDDFIKNNKLKTNSKLSCKMIGHIPMIEVLIGNKAYQMGIDTGAETNLIDSTYFNDLEYLLQNKQKDVLGGAAGIKKEIYTGELKKLIVGKNVYKNLRTSFSDISHLRKRPESYDGLLGYPFLSSQPVLISYKRGEVILFK; encoded by the coding sequence ATGAAAAGAAGTCAATGTAAATTAATTAAAATATTAAGCTTTTTCTTAATATTTTTATTTGTTTTTAGCAGCGTATTTGCACAAAATGAAGCTGAATGCGAAAAAATTGTACAAATAGCAATGGATTGCTGTAATGAAAAATCTTTAACTAAGATACTGCCGTATTTATCTGAAGATTTTTCAGTTGCAGGACATAGCGGTAATTTGGCAGAGGCTATATTTAAGCAATTAGTATCGGCTGTAGGATCAATAGTTTCATATAATAAAAAAGAAAGCCGGCTTGAAGCCGATAAATTGATTTTGGAGTATTCGATTGAATATTCACAAGTGGGGAAAAAAGATTCCGTCTTTATTTTTAATAAGGATAATTTACTTACCGGAGCTGAACTTATGAAAATAAAGGTAAAAACCTTATCACCGGAAGAAAGAACCGTAGAGTATAATAAAGCTAATCTTATATCCGTTCCAATAATTCTTGCAGGAAATATTCCTCTTGTTGAAGTATTTCTGAATGGTGAAAATCGATTATTTTTTTTAGACAGCGGAGCTCCGTTTTCTATTTTGAATTCAAAATATGTTGAAGGTTTGAATAAAGGCCAAAAAAAGTTAGGCAGCTTACAAGATGTTACCGGCAATACTTCAATTTCTAATATGGATATAGCTGCGGTAAAAGAATTGGAATTTGCCGGCAGCAAAATAAAAAATCAAAAAATGGTAACTCTTGATATGAGTAGTCTTGAAAAGTCTTTAGAAACGGACGGCATATACGGATTAATCGGGTATGATATGTTAAAAGAATATGATTTCTTTTTAGATTATTCAAAAAAAACTTTAGTACTCATTAATCCTGACCATATTGATGATTTTATAAAAAATAATAAGTTAAAAACGAATTCTAAACTTTCTTGCAAAATGATAGGTCATATTCCTATGATTGAAGTTTTAATCGGAAATAAAGCATATCAAATGGGTATAGATACCGGAGCAGAGACGAACCTGATAGACAGCACTTATTTTAATGATTTGGAGTATCTTTTGCAAAATAAACAAAAAGATGTGCTTGGAGGAGCCGCAGGCATTAAAAAAGAAATATATACAGGAGAATTAAAAAAGCTAATAGTTGGTAAAAATGTATATAAAAATTTAAGGACTTCTTTTTCGGATATTTCTCATTTAAGAAAAAGACCTGAGAGTTATGATGGACTTTTAGGCTATCCCTTTTTGTCTTCACAGCCGGTTCTTATAAGTTATAAACGAGGAGAAGTTATTTTATTTAAATAA
- a CDS encoding BlaI/MecI/CopY family transcriptional regulator yields the protein MEIKLFDSELKVMNILWDRGAMTAKQISMILNEEIGWNVNTTYTLINRCIKKGAIERVEPNFMCKALISKQKVQEVETKNLIDKIYDGSADLLFSALLGRKKLSKAQINKLRQIVKDFEDED from the coding sequence ATGGAAATAAAACTGTTTGATTCTGAATTAAAAGTGATGAATATTCTTTGGGATAGGGGAGCGATGACTGCAAAACAAATTTCTATGATATTGAATGAAGAAATTGGATGGAATGTGAATACTACCTATACCTTGATAAACCGCTGTATTAAAAAGGGTGCAATTGAGCGTGTTGAGCCTAATTTTATGTGTAAGGCTCTGATTTCAAAACAAAAAGTTCAAGAAGTTGAGACAAAAAATTTAATAGACAAAATTTATGACGGATCTGCAGATTTACTTTTTTCGGCACTTTTGGGCCGAAAAAAACTGTCGAAGGCTCAAATAAATAAATTGCGGCAAATAGTTAAAGATTTTGAAGATGAGGATTAA